DNA sequence from the Thiosulfativibrio zosterae genome:
CTCGTGTACGTTTAACGAATGGTTTTGAAGTTTCTACCTACATTGGTGGTGAAGGTCATAACCTACAAGAACACTCCGTGATCCTTATTCGCGGTGGTCGTGTAAAAGATTTGCCTGGTGTGCGTTATCACACAGTGCGTGGTGCATTAGACTGCGCAGGTGTGACTAAGCGTAAACAAGGTCGTTCAAAGTACGGTGCGAAGCGTCCAAAAGCTTAATTGCTTTTAACATACCCTTTGCAATATTAGAAATACATTTATACCGGAAGAGTTAAGAATGGCAAGAAGAAGAGAAATACCAAAAAGATTGGTTTTACCCGATCCTAAGTTTGGTGATACTACGTTAACAAAATTTGTTAACATGAT
Encoded proteins:
- the rpsL gene encoding 30S ribosomal protein S12; the protein is MATINQLVRKPRKDKVKVSNVRALEACPQRRGVCTRVYTTTPKKPNSALRKVARVRLTNGFEVSTYIGGEGHNLQEHSVILIRGGRVKDLPGVRYHTVRGALDCAGVTKRKQGRSKYGAKRPKA